CCGATCAGCTCGCCCACCGGCAGTATCCCGGCCCACGTGCAGGCGGCACTCACTCAGGAACTGTCCCTGGCCGGCCTGCTGAATCAAAGCGCGCCTCAGCGCCTTGACGTACTGCTGGTGAAGAACGAGCTGACCGCTGGCGTGGGCTCCGGCCACGGCATACTGGCCGCGCGCTTTACCGTGTTCAAGGACGACGCAGCGGTGTACGACGCCACCAAGGAAGTGACTAGCGTGTGGTCCAGTTCATTCTTCGGCCCGATTGCGATTCCGAATGCGGCGAACGCCTATAACCCGCTGGTGCGTGACTTGCTCAAGGCCTTGTACAGCGACCCGCTGTTCATTCAGGCACTCAAGTAAAAACCCAGGCAAAAAAAAGGTTCTTCACGGAATCCCGGGAAACACAGAAACAAGAACGCCGATTTGATTGATGATGTTCGTGCGAGCAAACACATCTAACAAACCGGCGTTCTTATGCGCGATATTAATACTTTCCTTCCCTTTTGGGAGGGCTTTTCTATCGTCACGATCAAGCCTGATGGTGACGACCTCCAGATCGATCTGACACCCAACGCCAACCGATTCCCGTCCTGTGGCGTGTGCCAGAAACCCTGTTCAGCCACGCATGAGTATTGCAAGCGAGTCATTCGCGATTTGCCCATTCTCGGTCACGCAGTTCGCCTGAACGTTTTGCTCCGGCGCGTTGGTTGTCGCGACTGTGGCAAACGCATGGAAGCTGTCAGTTGGTTGGATCGCTATGCCCGCATGACGCGGCGTCTGGCAGAGGCGGTCATTCAAGCCTGTGAGCGTCTTCCCACGCTACACGTGGCGCAGATGTTCGGACTGCATTGGGACACCGTTCGGTTGCTAGAGCGTCGAGCCTTGCAAGCGGCATTAAGTGCCCTGCCGAAGGCGCAACCGCGACGTCTGGTGATGGATGAGTTCGCGCTGTTCAAAGGTCATCGTTACGCGAGTGTGGTGCTGGATGCGGATACGCGGCGGGTGCTGTGGATCGGCGAAGGCCGCAGCCGGGCGGCGGTCAGACCCTTTTTCGAAGAACTGGGGCCAGAGGGTTGTGTTCGAATCGAAGCGGTGGCGATGGACATGAACACGGCCTTTGATCTGGAAGTTCGCCAACATTGTCCAAAAGCGCGAGTGATCTATGACCTGTTCCACGTGGTGGCCAAATATGGCCGAGAGGTGATTGATCGAGTCCGTGTCGATGAAGCTAACCGGCTACGTCATGACAAGCCCGCTCGAAAGGTCATCAAACAAGCGCGATGGCTGTTGCTACGCAACCCGGAGAACCTGAAAAAGCCGGAGCAGCAGGTTCACTTGCATGATTTGCTGGCGGCCAATCAATCGTTGATGACGGTCTACTTGATGAAGGCTGAACTCAAAACGCTGTGGTCGCCGAGTACTGCCTGGGACTGGAGATCGGCCTGGAAGCAATGGTTGCGTCACGCCCATGAAAGCGAGATACCTGCTCTGATCCAGTTCGCCAAAAGGCTGAAAAACTACTGGAGAGGCGTCATAAGCCGAGTTCGCTGGCCGATGCACACGGGGCAGTTGGAAGGAATAAACAACCGAATAAAGGTCATCAAGCGCATGGCGTACGGCTACCGGGACAGCGAATTCTTTTTCATGAAGATCAAGAGCGTCTTTCCCGGTAATCCGTGAAGAACCAAAAAAAAGGGAGCCGGTCAGCCGGCTCCCTTTTTTTTGCAGCCTGAATCAGGCCCGCGGCACACCGGCATCCAGTGCCGAGTACTTGAGGTTATTGCTCTCGACCATCTGCTTGAGCAACGCATTGACTTGGCGCGTGAAGGTATCGGTCACCGCTTCTTTTGGCGTGTAGGCCATCATCGGGATAAACCAGATACCCAACCAGGTGTTGATCGCATCATGATTGCTGCCTTTGCTCAGCGCCTGGCCCTGTGGGTCCAGGGCTTCCAGGCTCATGGTGTACTGGTCGGTACCCAGCGCCGGAATAATGGTGAAGGTGAAGCCGCTGATAAAGGCCAATACCATCTGACCACCACCTGGCGGATGGTTGTAGACCTTCAGGCGCAGGCTGTAGTCGCCTGGCTGCTTCTGGAACTCATCGAGGGTCACGCGGCCGAACAGACCGGAATCGGTGAGGATTTTTTGCAGTTGCGGACGCAGCATATCCCGCGCCTGGGGTACTTCGGCAGCGGCAGCGTTGGTCGGTTCGCCTTGATAAAAATCAAAGTCGACATAGACGTTCGGCTTGTTGGCGAAACTCGCCTTCGATGGCAGGGTGACTGGCGCGACTTCGTCCTTGGTGAAGCTGGCGCAGCCACTCACTGCCAACATCATCAGGGCCAACCCCAGCATTTTTCCAATGTGCATTACGACTTCCTTAGTTGATGGAGCGTCTCCATGGCCGGAGGTGCTGGGGGCGGATGATAAAGAGTCAACGGCCCTGGTAAAAGGCCGTTGTAGGAAAAACCCTCATCAACTGCCGGCGTTTACCACTGATCCCTGGGGGGCTCATCGCTGGCAAGCCGGCTCCTACAGGGGCCTTAACGCAAGCTCCAGGAAACCCCGGCATATACACCCATGCCGTCGCCCGGTGTCGAGCGCGCCATATC
The Pseudomonas hygromyciniae genome window above contains:
- a CDS encoding ISL3 family transposase, producing the protein MRDINTFLPFWEGFSIVTIKPDGDDLQIDLTPNANRFPSCGVCQKPCSATHEYCKRVIRDLPILGHAVRLNVLLRRVGCRDCGKRMEAVSWLDRYARMTRRLAEAVIQACERLPTLHVAQMFGLHWDTVRLLERRALQAALSALPKAQPRRLVMDEFALFKGHRYASVVLDADTRRVLWIGEGRSRAAVRPFFEELGPEGCVRIEAVAMDMNTAFDLEVRQHCPKARVIYDLFHVVAKYGREVIDRVRVDEANRLRHDKPARKVIKQARWLLLRNPENLKKPEQQVHLHDLLAANQSLMTVYLMKAELKTLWSPSTAWDWRSAWKQWLRHAHESEIPALIQFAKRLKNYWRGVISRVRWPMHTGQLEGINNRIKVIKRMAYGYRDSEFFFMKIKSVFPGNP